A genomic stretch from Setaria viridis chromosome 1, Setaria_viridis_v4.0, whole genome shotgun sequence includes:
- the LOC117867099 gene encoding transcription initiation factor IIA subunit 2: protein MATFELYRRSTIGTCLTDTLDELVSSGAVSPELAIQVLVQFDKSMTDALDSQVKSKVNIKGHLHTYRFCDNVWTFLLTDATFKSEEISETLSKVKIVACDSKLLQPPQP, encoded by the exons ATGGCCACCTTCGAGCTGTACCGGAGGTCCACCATCGGCACCTGCCTCACCGATACGCTGGACGAGCTCGTCTCCAGCGGGGCCGTCAGCCCCGAGCTCGCCATTCAAGTTCTTGTGCAGTTCGACAAG TCCATGACTGACGCGCTGGACAGTCAGGTCAAGAGCAAGGTTAACATCAAG GGCCATCTGCACACCTACAGGTTCTGCGACAACGTCTGGACCTTCCTTCTAACAGATGCAACCTTCAAGAGCGAGGAGATTTCAGAAACACTGAGCAAGGTGAAGATCGTGGCCTGCGATTCCAAGTTGCTGCAGCCTCCTCAACCATAA
- the LOC117867093 gene encoding DEAD-box ATP-dependent RNA helicase 58, chloroplastic — MAVAAAMAAAFPPSGYAPPLPTTTFNPTPGTHLAPFTLHLRVGPRRAAAVTAAAATLREVCAGRVPDHVLQRAEEVGYVVPTEVQEQSLPLLLSGQDCILHAQTGSGKTLAYLLSVFSAIDFRRSSVQALVVVPTRELGIQVTKVARLLAAKACTVMALLDGGMLKRQKSWVKAEPPAIIVATVPSLCQMVERRAFSLQSMRVLVIDEVDFIFGSSKQVSSLRKILTSYSAASSRQTIFASASIPQHNRFLHDCVQHKWTKSDVVHVHVNPVQPMPSHLCHKYVICTKKERVHVLLSLLERDAPKSAIIFVAEQSERSKKAGNPPSTAVVVEFLRNSYKGSLDVLLLEEDMNFNARAASFSEVMGRGFMLVSTDIASRGFDLPQTSHIYNFDLPKTATDYLHRAGRTGREPFSRLECSVTTLITEDEHFVLQRFQNELKFHCEELPLESMFTFNSS; from the exons ATGGCCGTCGCGGCAGCCATGGCAGCGGCCTTTCCCCCCTCCGGCTACGCGCCTCCGCTCCCTACTACCACCTtcaaccctacccccggcaccCACCTCGCCCCATTCACTCTGCATCTCCGCGTCGGCCCACGTCGCGCCGCTGCtgttaccgccgccgccgccaccctccgcgAGGTCTGCGCCGGCCGCGTCCCGGACCACGTCCTACAGAG GGCTGAGGAGGTTGGGTATGTCGTGCCCACCGAGGTGCAGGAGCAATCCCTGCCGCTTCTGCTGTCCGGCCAGGATTGCATTCTCCATGCGCAG ACAGGCTCCGGGAAGACACTGGCGTATCTCTTGTCTGTCTTCTCCGCCATCGATTTCAGAAGGTCCTCTGTGCAAGCACTGGTTGTCGTTCCCACAAGGGAGCTTGGCATACAG GTCACCAAGGTTGCTAGACTGCTTGCAGCCAAGGCCTGCACCGTCATggctttgcttgatggtggcaTGCTCAAGAGGCAAAAGAGCTGGGTCAAG GCAGAGCCCCCTGCAATAATTGTAGCTACAGTGCCAAGCTTGTGTCAAATGGTTGAGAGGCGCGCTTTCTCCCTTCAATCCATGAGAGTGTTAGTTATTGATGAG GTTGATTTTATTTTTGGATCATCAAAGCAAGTGAGCTCTCTTCGCAAAATATTAACCTCTTATTCAGCAGCCTCCAGTCGTCAAACCATATTCGCAAGCGCATCAATCCCTCAGCACAATCGCTTTCTGCATGACTGCGTGCAGCATAAGTGGACCAAG AGTGATGTGGTTCATGTTCATGTCAACCCTGTACAGCCCATGCCTTCGCACCTATGTCACAAATATGTG ATCTGCACTAAGAAGGAAAGGGTGCATGTTTTACTATCATTGCTTGAGAGGGATGCACCAAAGTCTGCAATCATATTTGTTGCTGAACAG TCTGAGAGATCAAAGAAGGCTGGAAATCCTCCTTCAACAGCCGTCGTCGTTGAATTCCTGAGAAATTCATACAAGGGAAGTCTAGATGTGCTTCTTCTGGAAGAAGATATGAATTTCAATGCTCGAGCTGCCTCATTCTCT GAAGTGATGGGAAGAGGTTTCATGCTAGTTTCAACGGACATAGCAAGCAGAGGGTTTGACCTTCCTCAAACCAGCCACATATACAACTTTGACCTTCCTAAGACCGCGACTGACTATCTGCACCGTGCTGGAAGAACTGGGAGAGAACCATTCTCCAGGTTGGAATGCAGTGTGACAACCTTGATAACAGAGGACGAGCACTTCGTGTTACAGAGATTTCAGAATGAGCTCAAATTCCACTGTGAAGAGCTGCCCCTGGAGTCCATGTTCACGTTTAACTCGTCATAG
- the LOC140221317 gene encoding protein ALP1-like, with the protein MDKRTKIVSCAAAAYMLLSMMAVIIQSRKRKRCTRRVGITYGPMEARDRMRVDYLNNKIWKDDTTCLNMLRFNRGKFFRFCNLFRERGLLQDTCNLCVEQQVGMFLNTVGHNLTNRLVGTNFDRSGETVSRYFNKVLHAIGELRGELIRPPSLDTPSKIAGNNRWDPYFKDCIGAIDGTHVRASVPKNIEHAFHGRKSVCTQNVMAAVDFDLRFTYVLAGWEGAAHDALILRDALERENGLRVPQGKFYLVDAGYGAKPGFLPPFRGVRYHLNEWGSNPVQNEKELFNLRHSSVRVTIERAFGALKRRFKILDDATPFFPFPTQVDIICACCIIHNWVIQDGRDEFFAEDTNWPSYNHASTRTGQENEHAAMVNFRQQLADQMWADHQNNNVN; encoded by the exons ATGGATAAGAGGACCAAGATTGTAagttgtgctgctgctgcatacaTGCTGTTGTCAATGATGGCGGTGATTATTCAGTCTAGGAAACGTAAACGATGTACAAGAAGAGTTGGTATTACCTATGGACCTATGGAGGCAAGAGATAGGATGAGAGTAGATTATCTAAATAACAAAATTTGGAAGGATGACACAACTTGCTTGAACATGTTAAGATTTAATAGAGGCAAGTTCTTTCGGTTTTGCAATCTTTTTAGAGAGCGTGGGTTGCTTCAAGATACATGTAACTTGTGTGTTGAGCAACAAGTGGGTATGTTTCTAAATACAGTGGGGCATAACCTTACGAATAGGTTAGTAGGAACTAATTTTGATAGATCGGGAGAAACAGTTAGCCGCTATTTCAACAAAGTACTCCATGCTATTGGGGAGCTGCGAGGGGAACTAATTAGGCCCCCGTCTTTGGACACTCCAAGCAAAATTGCAGGAAACAACAGATGGGATCCTTACTTTAAG GATTGTATTGGAGCTATTGATGGTACTCATGTAAGAGCATCTGTTCCTAAGAACATTGAGCATGCCTTTCATGGTAGGAAATCCGTTTGTACACAAAATGTAATGGCAGCTGTAGATTTTGATCTACGATTCACCTATGTGTTGGCTGGTTGGGAAGGGGCTGCACATGATGCTCTAATTTTACGTGATGCTTTAGAACGTGAGAATGGCCTTCGTGTTCCACAAG GCAAATTCTACCTAGTCGATGCTGGATATGGAGCCAAACCAGGATTTTTGCCCCCCTTTCGTGGTGTTCGGTACCACTTAAATGAATGGGGAAGTAATCCAGTTCAAAATGAGAAGGAATTGTTCAACCTTAGACACTCATCAGTACGTGTCACTATAGAGCGGGCATTTGGGGCACTAAAGAGGAGATTCAAAATTCTTGATGATGCTACTCCATTCTTCCCTTTTCCAACACAAGTAGATATTATTTGTGCTTGCTGCATTATTCACAATTGGGTCATACAAGATGGGCGTGATGAGTTCTTTGCAGAGGATACTAATTGGCCAAGCTACAACCATGCTTCCACACGCACTGGCCAAGAAAATGAGCATGCTGCTATGGTTAATTTCAGGCAACAGCTAGCAGATCAGATGTGGGCAGACCATCAAAACAATAATGTTAACTAA
- the LOC140221291 gene encoding uncharacterized protein has protein sequence MEEVGEGRGGTSGHATWTSAMSALMLSHLNDLVATGLKTSKGFKKHLFNGCARAINEKFNTRITSEQVKNHLKTWQKRYAKINRLKKLSAALFDEENYMITLDEEHYNGHVHDHKSDAEFLNKPLLHYREMDAIFGNSMATGNFAKDTSAPLGREEDEGESQEEGDEVTGHGLSDGPTNQGVTSCASRPSKKAKVAEMEEDGLVAAFKSVGENLAAAIKLVAKPDNELPADLFDILNQLPGFTSAHISFYYAHLVANPHIGKAFYNLPFEHKLNWITMFIAEKFPGM, from the exons ATGGAGGAAGTAGGTGAAGGGCGTGGGGGAACTAGTGGGCATGCTACATGGACATCAGCAATGTCTGCTTTAATGCTCTCTCACCTCAATGACTTGGTGGCTACTGGTTTGAAGACATCAAAGGGCTTTAAGAAACACCTTTTCAATGGTTGTGCTAGGGCTATCAATGAGAAGTTCAACACAAGGATCACTAGTGAGCAAGTCAAGAATCATTTGAAAACATGGCAGAAAAGGTATGCAAAGATAAATAGATTGAAGAAGTTGAGTGCTGCCCTCTTTGATGAAGAAAACTACATGATTACACTAGATGAGGAGCACTACAACGGTCATGTCCAT GATCACAAGTCTGATGCTGAGTTCTTGAACAAGCCCCTCTTGCACTATAGAGAGATGGATGCAATATTTGGTAATAGCATGGCTACTGGAAACTTTGCAAAAGACACAAGTGCACCTCTAGGtagagaggaggatgagggtgAAAGTCAGGAAGAGGGGGATGAGGTTACTGGTCATGGTCTAAGTGATGGGCCTACCAATCAAGGGGTAACATCTTGTGCTAGTAGACCAAGTAAGAAGGCCAAGGTAGCTGAAATGGAGGAGGATGGGCTGGTTGCCGCTTTCAAAAGTGTAGGTGAGAACCTTGCCGCTGCCATAAAATTGGTTGCTAAACCTGATAATGAGCTGCCAGCTGACCTATTTGACATCTTGAACCAACTTCCTGGTTTTACTTCAGCACACATATCTTTCTACTATGCTCATTTGGTGGCCAATCCTCACATTGGCAAAGCTTTCTATAATCTGCCATTCGAGCACAAGTTAAATTGGATCACAATGTTCATCGCTGAGAAGTTCCCTGGAATGTAA